AAATTTCTAGATCGAAAAAATTTTACGAGACGGATGCGATAGTGGTTATAGGTAGCGCCGCAGGGGGTACAGGCTCCGGTGGTATCGGACAGACCGTGAAGGTTCTTAAGGAAAGACTGAATCGTCGTGTGAGTCGTAGTGTTATTGCTATAGTTGTTTTACCCTTTGCATATGAAGAGAGTGGAGTAGCATCTTATACTCTAACTAATACCGCCACTTGCCTGACTACAGTGGATAGCTACGCCGATGTTACCTTTATCCTTGATAACGAGAAATTCAGCAAGGGTGCATCGGTCAGTATGGCTGAATCATATCAAGACATTAACCAAAAGATGGTCAGAAACTTCTACGACCTGTTTTGTGGTGGTGAGGAGAAAGGAGGCAAATACATAGGTGCCAAGGTGGCCGATGCCGGAGACATTGTGGCTTCCCTGACTGGTATATCTGTTATTGGTAGAGGTGAAGTGTCTCTGCCGGCTTTCCGCTTTAAAAAATATTCCTTAGATGAGGGAATACGCAAAGCAACCTCAATATCCACAGCTTTGAGTGAGGCACTCTGTAACTTGTCTACCAATATCAACCTGGAGGATGCCCGGAGGCTAATGGCTATACTTTGTGCCCCGAAGGAATACATAACCCAGTCAGCCCTTCAAGAGATCTATCAGACCCTCCTGGATATTGCTCCTAAGGCAGAGATTAGGATTGGGGACTATCCTAGGAGACGAGGAGAAGTCTCCATTACTATTGTTGCCTCAGAGTTGGTTAGTATACCCAGGGTGGAAAGATTATACGAAGGTGCAAAGAAAACATTTGAAGCTCAGCAGGTAATTGCGGGACAGACGATAAATCTGGTCAACGAACTGAGAGAAAAGGCGAAGGATATACCTAGATTAGCCTAGGTTATTCTAGGGAAGAGAACCGTGGCGCAGATTTAAAGTTTTATGTTGTAGTATAGCCACTGATTCGAGCTATAGGCCAGGTTATGTTGTTCAACGCATAGGAATAACAGAAAATAGACTGTGAGAGAACCGACGAGAACATTTTTGGGAGTTCTTTGATCAGGAGATAGCGAATGAAAGAAGAGTTCTTGGAACCTAAGTTATATAGTCAAGCCCCATCTGTATGTCTAAAACCTGGATGTGGTGGTAGAGTATTCATTCCTCATGAAGACGGCTGGCAATGCTTCAATTGCATGAAGATTATCTACAAGGCTAACGATAAGGTGAAAAAGAATGTTGCTATCAAACGCTATAGTCATAACAACCAGGAAGTAGATATGAGATTGAAGAATATAGTTAAACGTATGCTTTCCCCGGAATATAGACGTTCTTGTCAAATAGTGAGATGTATTGACAAAGGTTATAGCCACCAAGAAGCTTTAGCCAAGGTAGGAGCAATAGAAATCTAGGGTAAAGATGGTTTGTTAAGTAACCATTGATAGCCTAATTGATAAAAGGGGCAGGATTATTAATCTCGGGAGAAAATACGAAAGGAGGTAATACATGCAAGCATATTGTATGAAATGCCGATCGAAGAAGGAAATGAAGGATCCCAAGAGCATTACCATGAAGAATGGTAAACCTGCTGCCCAAGGGATTTGTCCTAGTTGCGGCACCAAGATGTTTAGAATTGGTAAGTAATAGCTTACTTAGAAAATTTGATAATAGAGCTGGATATCTGATGGGATATCCAGCTCTATTTGTGTCCATCACACGAAATAAGCAAATGTATTTCTTACATATGTAATAAGAGTCCCATTCATTTTGTTGAAAATGCTAACATATCCCTTGGACTATCTTGAATTATGTGGATTGAGCCAAACAAGCATATAACGAGCGTCGATGATATGTTCCGCTATGCATCTACTATTAATGGTTATCAGTATGCCAAAGACAAATGGAACATCGATTGCTCAGACTTAGTTAATAGTCGTCTTGATGAGTATTTTAAGACAGGAAAATGGCGAGGATCATTTGAAGAGCAAGGTGCTGCCTGTTCTTTGAGCAGAGAAGATACCACCATTTTTAAGAATATCCTACTGGCAGAAACCTGAAGTCTATTCAGGAACTTAACCACACCATTATAAAACTATGGAAATAGAGCCCTGATATTCAGGGAACTGCGGAGACAAACGGTCGTACTTAAATCATAGTGGTGGGGAATCTGACTAAGTATTATTGGATTTATGGATTATG
This region of Dehalococcoidales bacterium genomic DNA includes:
- a CDS encoding DUF5679 domain-containing protein; this translates as MKCRSKKEMKDPKSITMKNGKPAAQGICPSCGTKMFRIGK